One window of the Solanum stenotomum isolate F172 chromosome 11, ASM1918654v1, whole genome shotgun sequence genome contains the following:
- the LOC125845585 gene encoding DNA damage-repair/toleration protein DRT100, whose protein sequence is MGRFMYIAILLLAIISTVHSCPPSDRAALLSFRAALNESYLGIFNSWKGYDCCHEWYGVSCDPTTHRVADINLRGESEDPLFEKAHRTGYMTGTISPSICKLERLSSLTIADWKGITGPIPSCITSLPFLRIIDLVGNKLTGSIPSTIGRLSRLTVLNVAENQLTGYIPRSLTNLSSLMHLDLRNNFIYGNIPTNFGKLRMLSRALLSRNRLTGHIPYSISYIYRLSDLDLSLNKLSGSIPPSLGKMHVLATLNLDGNNITGTIPPSLINSRINILNLSKNTIEGYIPDSFDERSYFMVMDLSYNKLKGRIPKSISSATFIGHLDVSHNHLCGQIPEGSPFDHLEASSFTYNDCLCGKPLKPCH, encoded by the coding sequence ATGGGCAGGTTCATGTACATTGCCATCCTACTTCTTGCCATAATCTCAACCGTTCATTCCTGCCCGCCATCAGATCGGGCAGCATTATTATCTTTCCGAGCTGCCCTAAATGAATCTTACTTAGGAATTTTCAACTCATGGAAAGGGTACGACTGTTGCCATGAATGGTACGGGGTGAGTTGTGATCCCACAACTCACCGCGTAGCAGACATAAACCTCCGTGGTGAATCCGAAGATCCACTCTTTGAAAAAGCTCATCGTACCGGTTACATGACCGGTACGATCTCTCCATCTATATGCAAATTAGAAAGACTATCAAGTCTCACTATAGCTGATTGGAAAGGCATCACTGGACCTATACCATCATGTATTACGTCCTTACCCTTCCTCCGAATCATCGACTTAGTCGGAAACAAGCTCACCGGCTCAATCCCTTCAACTATAGGTCGATTAAGTCGACTCACAGTGTTAAATGTAGCTGAAAATCAACTTACTGGCTACATACCTCGATCATTAACCAACTTATCTTCTTTAATGCATTTAGATCTCCGAAACAACTTCATCTATGGAAACATCCCAACAAATTTCGGAAAATTACGGATGTTGAGTCGAGCTTTACTGAGTCGAAACAGGTTAACAGGTCATATACCGTATTCGATTTCGTATATTTACAGGCTTTCAGATTTGGATCTGTCATTGAACAAACTTTCTGGTAGCATACCTCCGTCTCTAGGTAAAATGCACGTACTTGCAACGTTAAATCTTGATGGTAACAATATTACTGGTACTATACCACCTAGTTTGATTAATTCACGTATCAACATTTTGAATTTGAGCAAAAATACTATTGAAGGTTATATTCCTGATTCATTTGATGAAAGATCTTATTTTATGGTAATGGATTTATcttacaacaaattaaaaggaaGGATTCCAAAATCGATATCGTCGGCGACGTTTATCGGTCATCTTGACGTTAGTCATAACCATCTTTGTGGCCAGATTCCGGAAGGTTCTCCCTTTGATCATCTTGAAGCTTCATCTTTTACTTACAATGATTGTCTATGTGGGAAGCCTCTTAAACCTTGTCACTAA
- the LOC125845681 gene encoding basic leucine zipper 34-like, with product MEGKKNEKRKGFDEPNLDLSLKTPEYESINKISTMEEVMNSELKDGQVDPNVDLNKLRSRRMSNRLSAQRARMRKVEYTTKLEKEVKHLQDTIALMRPIMENAKDSKKKLQLENKILQQQLDCHSNKSNLRAVQTEELKVELKRLKELAKTQEAEENMEIEGQSFHSYDHDASELAADIDVDQYLNLDNINFSPSKNDNM from the exons ATGGAAGGAAAAAAGAATGAGAAACGAAAAGGATTTGATGAGCCAAATTTAGATTTATCTCTTAAAACTCCTGAATATGAATCAATTAACAAGATTTCAACCATGGAAGAGGTGATGAATTCTGAACTCAAAGATGGTCAAGTAGACCCCAATGTGGACTTGAATAAGTTGAGAAG TAGAAGGATGTCAAATCGATTGTCTGCTCAAAGGGCCAGGATGAGGAAGGTTGAATACACAACTAAATTGGAAAAAGAGGTCAAACATCTTCAG GATACAATAGCTTTGATGCGACCAATAATGGAAAATGCAAAAGACAGTAAAAAGAAGTTGCAGCTAGAGAATAAAATATTGCAACAACAATTGGATTGCCACAGTAACAAATCTAATTTACGTGCag TGCAAACTGAAGAGTTGAAAGTTGAATTGAAGAGGCTTAAGGAACTTGCAAAGACTCAAGAAGCTGAAGAGAATATGGAAATTGAGGGACAAAGTTTTCACTCTTATGATCATGATGCCTCAGAATTAGCTGCAGATATAGACGTGGATCAGTATCTCAACTTAGACAACATCAACTTTTCCCCATCCAAGAatgacaatatgtga